Proteins encoded within one genomic window of Betaproteobacteria bacterium:
- a CDS encoding chorismate lyase: protein MRTLRLLRPDAWHSMPPSHGDVEFGKLHPWLTSRGSLTTRLIANVDRFNLVRLIQRAQLPNVDERRELGLRDRERAIVREVLLRDADTPLVFAHSIVARRDLTGAWRGLSRLGSRPLAEMLFHDTGVTRLPMEYRKIDARHPLYRRAMEVAPSHARSIWARRSVFLKQGRPLLVTEVFLGGWP from the coding sequence ATGAGAACCTTGCGGTTACTGCGACCTGATGCCTGGCACTCGATGCCGCCTTCGCATGGCGACGTTGAATTCGGCAAGCTCCATCCGTGGCTGACTTCCCGTGGTTCGCTGACCACACGTCTCATCGCCAATGTCGATCGATTCAATCTGGTGCGATTGATTCAGCGCGCGCAATTGCCAAACGTGGATGAGCGCCGCGAATTGGGTCTGCGCGATCGTGAACGTGCCATCGTTCGTGAGGTGTTGCTGCGCGACGCCGATACGCCGCTCGTATTCGCACATAGCATCGTCGCCCGCCGCGACCTCACCGGCGCATGGCGCGGACTATCGCGGCTCGGCAGCCGGCCGCTCGCCGAAATGCTGTTTCATGACACGGGTGTGACGCGCTTGCCGATGGAGTATCGAAAGATCGATGCGCGGCATCCCCTATATCGACGCGCAATGGAAGTCGCGCCATCCCACGCCCGATCGATCTGGGCACGTCGCAGCGTGTTTCTGAAGCAAGGGAGACCGCTGCTGGTGACCGAAGTATTTCTTGGTGGCTGGCCGTAA
- the recG gene encoding ATP-dependent DNA helicase RecG produces the protein MATKSPKKHSGNAAPEKRAAASSLSSRLAKLGLRVEWDFALHLPIRYEDETHITRVRDALPGVPCQMEAEIIHSEITYRPRRQLVVQAKDGDEVIYLRFLNFYGSQVKQLAVGRRVRLFGEVRPGFFGAEMVHPRYHMITEDEAVPEALTPVYSTTAGLSQIQLRRLIERALAALESQHQFDDAVPETIRAKLALHDFSRSVLTLHRPPPNASLASLAERTHPAWRRIKFDELLAQQLAMKKARAARDAKSAPRLITKNKLTDELRKSLPFALTDAQVRTWNQIAADLAAPHPMQRLLQGDVGSGKTIVSALAAAQAIDNGYQAVIMAPTEILAEQHFRKLSALLAPLGVTVTWLTGSLKAKEKRAAIEDIASGKTQLAIGTHALFQDGVTFAKLGLTVIDEQHRFGVGQRLALREKGEGGKNGAAAAQEPHQLMMSATPIPRTLSMSYFADLDVSVIDELPPGRTPIQTKLLSESRRDDVLARIRDACQEGAQAYWVCPLIEESETLQLKTAMETFETLTAVLPDVRVGLVHGRMKPAEKQDVMSKFLTNEIQLLVATTVIEVGVDVANASLMVIEHAERMGLAQMHQLRGRVGRGTKHSTCILLYQNPLGELARARLKVIYESTDGFEIARQDLQLRGPGEHLGARQSGAPLLRFADIEHDTDLLEAARDAAAWMLKHAPENAEKHLARWLGSRQYYLKA, from the coding sequence TTGGCCACCAAATCCCCGAAAAAGCACTCTGGCAATGCCGCACCGGAAAAACGTGCAGCGGCCAGCTCACTTTCGTCAAGATTGGCCAAGTTGGGCCTTCGGGTTGAATGGGATTTTGCGCTGCATCTTCCCATCCGCTACGAAGACGAAACTCACATCACCCGGGTGCGCGATGCATTGCCCGGCGTGCCGTGCCAGATGGAAGCCGAGATCATCCACAGCGAAATCACCTATCGTCCCCGCCGGCAGCTGGTGGTGCAAGCAAAGGACGGCGACGAAGTCATCTATCTGCGTTTCCTGAATTTCTACGGTAGTCAGGTCAAGCAACTCGCGGTGGGCAGGCGGGTGCGATTGTTCGGTGAAGTGCGTCCGGGATTTTTTGGCGCGGAGATGGTGCATCCGCGCTATCACATGATCACAGAAGACGAGGCAGTGCCGGAAGCGTTGACGCCAGTGTATTCCACCACGGCGGGGCTCTCACAGATTCAATTGCGACGCTTGATCGAACGGGCGCTCGCGGCGTTGGAATCGCAACACCAATTCGATGATGCGGTGCCGGAAACCATACGGGCAAAGTTAGCCTTGCACGATTTCTCGCGCAGCGTACTGACGCTGCATCGTCCACCACCGAACGCGTCGCTGGCCAGTTTGGCCGAGCGCACGCATCCTGCTTGGCGCCGTATCAAGTTCGACGAACTGCTCGCGCAACAACTGGCGATGAAGAAAGCCCGCGCCGCGCGCGATGCCAAGTCAGCGCCGCGCCTGATCACAAAAAACAAGCTCACCGATGAACTGCGGAAATCACTGCCGTTTGCACTGACGGACGCGCAGGTTCGCACATGGAACCAGATCGCCGCTGATCTCGCCGCCCCGCATCCGATGCAACGCCTGCTGCAGGGCGATGTCGGCAGTGGCAAGACCATCGTGTCGGCGTTGGCGGCAGCCCAGGCGATCGACAACGGCTATCAGGCAGTGATCATGGCGCCGACCGAGATTCTGGCCGAGCAGCATTTTCGCAAACTGTCCGCGTTGCTGGCGCCGCTCGGCGTGACCGTCACGTGGCTCACTGGTAGCCTGAAGGCGAAGGAAAAGCGCGCAGCGATCGAAGACATCGCCAGCGGCAAGACGCAACTGGCGATCGGCACGCACGCACTGTTTCAGGATGGAGTGACCTTTGCCAAACTGGGGCTCACGGTCATTGACGAACAACATCGCTTCGGCGTCGGCCAGCGATTGGCTCTACGTGAGAAAGGCGAAGGCGGCAAGAACGGCGCCGCCGCCGCACAGGAACCCCATCAACTCATGATGAGTGCCACGCCGATCCCCCGCACATTGTCGATGAGCTATTTCGCGGATCTCGATGTGTCCGTAATCGATGAATTGCCACCCGGCCGCACGCCGATTCAGACCAAGCTATTGAGCGAATCGCGCCGCGACGACGTGCTGGCGCGTATCCGCGACGCCTGCCAGGAAGGCGCGCAAGCCTATTGGGTGTGCCCGCTGATCGAGGAATCGGAAACGCTGCAACTGAAAACGGCGATGGAGACATTCGAGACGCTGACCGCCGTCTTGCCCGATGTACGCGTCGGGCTGGTGCACGGCCGCATGAAGCCCGCCGAAAAACAGGACGTGATGAGTAAATTCCTCACCAACGAGATTCAGTTGCTGGTCGCAACCACCGTCATTGAAGTCGGCGTCGATGTCGCCAACGCGAGCCTGATGGTGATCGAACACGCCGAGCGCATGGGGCTCGCGCAGATGCACCAGTTACGCGGGCGCGTCGGACGCGGTACCAAGCACAGTACCTGTATCCTGCTCTACCAGAATCCATTGGGCGAGTTGGCCCGTGCGCGGCTGAAAGTGATTTATGAAAGCACCGACGGATTCGAGATCGCGCGCCAGGATTTGCAGTTGCGGGGTCCCGGCGAGCACTTGGGCGCGCGCCAGTCGGGCGCGCCGCTGTTGCGCTTCGCCGATATCGAGCACGACACTGACCTGCTGGAAGCCGCGCGTGATGCGGCGGCGTGGATGCTGAAGCACGCGCCGGAGAATGCCGAAAAACACCTCGCACGCTGGCTCGGCTCGCGCCAGTACTATCTGAAAGCATGA
- a CDS encoding RidA family protein has product MKQIIATPHAPAAIGTYSQAVKVGDTVYLSGQIPLDPATMQLSDDFDNQVKRVFDNLKAVCEAAGGSLNDLVKVNVYLIDLGHFAKVNEIMATYLSQPYPARAAVGVASLPRGAQIEIEGVMVLTSSSAAS; this is encoded by the coding sequence ATGAAACAGATCATCGCTACTCCGCATGCGCCCGCCGCCATCGGCACCTATTCACAAGCCGTCAAGGTAGGCGATACCGTTTATCTCTCCGGCCAGATTCCGCTGGACCCCGCCACCATGCAGTTGTCCGATGATTTCGATAATCAGGTCAAGCGCGTGTTCGATAACCTGAAAGCGGTGTGCGAGGCCGCTGGTGGATCGCTCAACGACCTCGTCAAGGTTAACGTATACCTGATCGACCTGGGCCACTTTGCCAAGGTAAATGAAATTATGGCGACCTATCTCAGTCAGCCATATCCCGCCCGGGCAGCTGTCGGTGTCGCGTCACTGCCACGCGGCGCGCAAATCGAAATCGAAGGGGTGATGGTATTGACTTCCTCATCCGCCGCCAGCTAG
- a CDS encoding bifunctional (p)ppGpp synthetase/guanosine-3',5'-bis(diphosphate) 3'-pyrophosphohydrolase: protein MATIAHEGQFRQSGEPYITHPLAVAKILARWHLDPQALIAALLHDVVEDTPTTKADISKKFGKAVAELVDGVSKLDKLQFATLEEAQAENFRKMLLAMARDVRVILIKLADRLHNMRTLGAVHPSKQERVAKETLEIYSPIANRLGLSGLYYEFEDLGFKYLHPRRFSVLEKAVKSARGNRREVVGKILDAITNRLKEFGVEATVTGREKYLSSIYKKMQEKRISFSEVLDIYGFRIVAKDVGACYLALGALHTLYKPFPGKFKDYIALPKTNGYQSLHTTLFGPYGTPVELQIRTADMHKIAEAGVAAHWMYKTLESEDGQLSDMQQKTHQWLQSLLEIQSGSGNALEFLEHIKVDLFPDEVYVFSPRGKIHALRRGSTAVDFAYAIHSDIGNRAVAARIDDESVPLSTALKNGDRVEIITDETGRPSPAWLNYATTGRARSQIRHYLKTMQQSESVELGELLLIQAVRSLNFDPNDIGRIHWSRLLKGDSAKNKEGVLSEIGLGKRLAIVAARKLFAVSDLVSPEHRQRDAITIRGTEDMAVEFAQCCRPIPGDPILAQIKGGQGLIIHTHDCLAIHPFKYDPEKWVDVQWDPHIDRLFKVDIRITVTDRRGVLGKLAAEIAVAESNITQVHMGDASASAEQKYVVIQFTLDVRNRVHLASVLRRLRSMPEVVRITRVKSGTSKDNKPKTE, encoded by the coding sequence ATGGCCACCATTGCGCACGAAGGGCAATTCCGGCAATCCGGCGAGCCCTATATCACTCATCCGTTGGCGGTCGCGAAAATTCTGGCGCGCTGGCATCTCGATCCGCAGGCGCTGATCGCGGCACTGCTGCACGATGTGGTGGAAGACACGCCCACCACCAAGGCAGACATATCCAAGAAGTTCGGCAAGGCAGTCGCCGAGCTGGTCGATGGAGTCTCCAAACTGGACAAGCTCCAGTTCGCCACGCTCGAAGAGGCGCAGGCAGAAAACTTTCGCAAGATGCTGCTGGCCATGGCGCGCGATGTGCGCGTCATCCTCATCAAACTGGCGGACCGCCTGCATAACATGCGCACGCTCGGCGCCGTGCATCCGTCCAAGCAGGAACGGGTAGCGAAAGAGACGTTGGAAATTTACTCGCCGATTGCAAATCGCCTGGGGTTGAGCGGGCTCTATTACGAATTCGAGGACCTGGGTTTCAAGTATTTGCATCCGCGGCGTTTTTCAGTGCTCGAAAAGGCGGTCAAAAGCGCGCGCGGCAATCGCCGTGAAGTGGTCGGCAAAATACTTGATGCCATTACGAACCGCCTCAAGGAGTTTGGCGTGGAGGCAACGGTGACCGGCCGCGAAAAATACCTGTCGTCGATCTACAAAAAAATGCAGGAAAAGCGCATCTCGTTTTCCGAAGTGCTGGATATCTACGGCTTTCGTATCGTCGCGAAAGATGTTGGCGCCTGCTACCTCGCGCTAGGGGCGTTGCACACGCTTTACAAGCCGTTTCCCGGCAAGTTCAAGGATTACATCGCGCTGCCCAAAACGAACGGCTATCAATCGCTGCACACCACGTTGTTCGGCCCGTATGGCACGCCGGTGGAACTGCAGATCCGCACGGCCGACATGCACAAGATCGCCGAAGCCGGCGTGGCCGCGCACTGGATGTACAAGACGCTTGAGTCCGAGGATGGGCAACTGTCCGACATGCAGCAAAAGACCCACCAGTGGCTGCAATCACTGCTCGAAATTCAATCCGGCAGCGGCAATGCGCTGGAGTTTCTTGAGCACATCAAGGTGGATCTGTTTCCCGATGAAGTGTATGTATTTTCGCCGCGAGGCAAGATCCATGCGCTGCGCAGGGGTTCGACGGCGGTTGATTTTGCCTATGCAATTCACTCCGATATCGGTAACCGCGCCGTGGCCGCGCGGATCGATGATGAGAGTGTCCCGCTATCAACGGCCCTGAAAAACGGTGACCGCGTTGAAATCATCACAGACGAAACCGGCCGCCCCAGTCCTGCTTGGCTGAACTACGCCACAACTGGCCGTGCCCGCTCGCAGATTCGTCACTACCTGAAGACCATGCAGCAATCGGAATCGGTCGAGCTTGGCGAATTGCTGCTGATCCAGGCGGTGCGCTCATTAAATTTTGATCCCAACGATATCGGCAGGATTCACTGGAGCCGGCTGCTGAAGGGCGATAGCGCCAAAAACAAGGAAGGCGTTCTGTCGGAAATCGGACTGGGAAAACGCCTCGCGATCGTTGCGGCCCGAAAGCTGTTTGCAGTCTCTGACCTGGTCTCACCCGAGCATCGGCAGCGCGACGCCATCACCATTCGCGGCACCGAGGACATGGCCGTGGAGTTTGCCCAGTGTTGCCGGCCGATTCCCGGCGACCCAATCCTCGCGCAGATCAAGGGCGGCCAGGGACTCATCATTCATACCCACGACTGCCTGGCGATTCATCCTTTCAAATATGATCCGGAAAAGTGGGTGGACGTGCAATGGGATCCGCATATTGATCGCCTGTTCAAGGTCGATATTCGCATCACCGTCACCGATCGCCGCGGTGTGCTCGGCAAGCTGGCGGCGGAGATCGCGGTGGCGGAATCGAACATTACGCAGGTACACATGGGTGATGCCAGCGCCAGCGCCGAGCAGAAATATGTGGTCATCCAGTTCACGCTCGACGTGCGAAATCGCGTGCATCTGGCGAGTGTATTGCGGCGGCTGCGAAGCATGCCGGAAGTCGTGCGAATTACGCGTGTAAAATCCGGAACGTCAAAAGACAACAAGCCGAAGACCGAATGA
- a CDS encoding DNA-directed RNA polymerase subunit omega produces MARITVDDCIKFIPNRFELTLVATARARQLALGSAPYVEAGKDKPCVTALREIAAGRVGTEILLPPAPPVPAEM; encoded by the coding sequence ATGGCACGCATTACCGTTGACGATTGCATCAAATTCATACCGAACCGTTTCGAACTGACGCTGGTGGCAACCGCCCGCGCCCGGCAGCTTGCGCTGGGTTCGGCGCCTTATGTTGAGGCGGGCAAGGACAAGCCTTGCGTGACGGCGCTACGTGAAATCGCCGCCGGCCGAGTTGGCACCGAGATCCTGCTGCCACCCGCGCCGCCCGTGCCCGCCGAGATGTAA
- the gmk gene encoding guanylate kinase — protein MNGCLYVVVAPSGAGKSTLVNALLEREPDIGLSISYTTRPPRPGEVSGREYFFVSPAEFQAMVARGDFLEHAEVYGNWYGTSRRWIEKTRASGSDVVLEIDWQGARAVKALFPDMTFIYILPPSIEVLRQRLVKRGKDAKEVIERRLAEAREDLNHVHEADYVIINEDFSIALLDLQSVVRALRLTAARQLKLHAQLLC, from the coding sequence ATGAACGGCTGCCTTTACGTTGTCGTTGCCCCTTCTGGCGCGGGTAAGTCCACGCTCGTGAATGCCTTGCTGGAGCGAGAACCCGACATTGGGCTGTCGATTTCCTACACCACGCGCCCGCCGCGTCCGGGCGAGGTGTCGGGCCGCGAGTATTTTTTTGTCAGTCCGGCAGAATTCCAGGCGATGGTCGCGCGCGGCGACTTTCTGGAGCACGCCGAGGTCTACGGCAACTGGTACGGGACGTCCCGGCGCTGGATCGAGAAAACCCGCGCTTCAGGTTCTGATGTGGTACTGGAAATCGATTGGCAGGGCGCACGCGCGGTAAAAGCTTTATTCCCGGATATGACCTTTATTTACATCCTGCCACCGTCCATTGAGGTGTTGCGCCAGCGTCTGGTCAAGCGCGGCAAGGACGCGAAAGAGGTCATTGAACGGCGCCTCGCGGAAGCGCGTGAGGACTTAAATCACGTTCACGAAGCGGATTATGTTATTATTAATGAAGACTTTAGCATCGCTTTGCTGGATTTGCAGTCGGTCGTTCGCGCCTTGCGTTTGACGGCTGCCCGGCAGTTAAAGCTTCACGCTCAGCTCCTTTGCTAG
- a CDS encoding YicC family protein, which yields MIKSMTGFAAVSGEVPGGRFALELKSVNHRYLEFQTRMPEDLRGHEPQMRELVAAALTRGKVDCRITFAPVATRESFAPNQEALMVLAETQKQILAKVDATPLSVWEIMHAPGVMSAEALGTDAAKDALLALLKKAIEELNATRGREGEKLAVLINERLTRIEELVKQVTPLIPGLVAAYQEKLAQKLVDAMAGSASDERLKQEVVLFASRIDVAEELNRLSTHVSEVRRVLKAGGAVGKRLDFLMQELNRESNTLGSKSVSTDATNVSIELKVLIEQMREQIQNIE from the coding sequence ATGATCAAAAGCATGACCGGATTTGCCGCCGTGAGCGGCGAAGTGCCCGGCGGACGTTTCGCGCTGGAATTGAAATCGGTCAATCACCGCTATCTGGAGTTCCAGACCCGCATGCCGGAAGATTTGCGCGGCCATGAGCCGCAAATGCGCGAACTGGTTGCGGCGGCCCTCACGCGCGGCAAGGTCGATTGCCGCATCACTTTCGCGCCGGTCGCGACGCGCGAGTCGTTCGCTCCAAACCAGGAGGCGCTGATGGTGCTGGCCGAAACCCAGAAGCAGATTCTGGCGAAGGTTGATGCGACACCGCTATCCGTGTGGGAAATCATGCATGCGCCTGGCGTGATGTCAGCCGAAGCGCTGGGAACCGATGCGGCCAAGGATGCGTTACTGGCATTGCTGAAAAAAGCCATCGAGGAACTCAATGCCACGCGCGGACGCGAAGGCGAGAAACTGGCGGTACTCATCAATGAGCGCCTGACCCGCATCGAAGAGTTGGTGAAGCAGGTCACGCCGTTGATTCCCGGTCTGGTCGCGGCGTACCAGGAAAAGCTCGCGCAAAAACTGGTGGATGCCATGGCCGGCAGCGCCAGCGATGAACGGCTCAAACAGGAAGTGGTGCTGTTTGCCTCGCGCATCGATGTGGCGGAGGAATTGAACCGGCTCAGCACGCATGTCTCGGAAGTGCGGCGCGTACTGAAGGCGGGAGGCGCGGTTGGCAAGCGCCTCGATTTCCTGATGCAGGAACTGAATCGCGAATCAAATACGCTGGGCTCAAAGTCTGTTTCGACCGATGCGACCAACGTGTCGATCGAACTCAAGGTGCTGATTGAGCAGATGCGCGAGCAGATACAGAATATTGAATAG
- a CDS encoding serine/threonine-protein phosphatase, which yields MRFTIFQDSVIGGRKVNQDRLAYSYSKDVLLMVIADGMGGHARGEIAAEIAVNTMTDRFQQEARTTLRRPKEFLESAIHSAHRAIVAFADQHDMLECPRTTVVACIVQNGKACWAHSGDSRLYLIRDGKLELSTTDHSRVQQLIESGVITLAQAAVHPDRNKIYNCVGGVLPPLVTHSAECTLKVGDTILLSTDGFWAQLSADFIAAKLARESLLDLVPKLMEEAERKAGAESDNISVIGLTWEHQEDEEPPATVTVTEPMQGFTTSALNTTQHLSSVKDEISDADIQKAIDEIQNAIKKVSK from the coding sequence ATGCGATTCACCATCTTCCAGGACAGTGTCATCGGCGGCCGCAAGGTCAATCAGGACCGGCTTGCGTATTCGTATTCAAAGGACGTGCTGCTGATGGTCATTGCCGATGGCATGGGCGGTCACGCACGCGGCGAGATCGCCGCGGAAATTGCCGTCAACACCATGACCGACCGCTTTCAACAGGAGGCGCGGACCACGCTGCGGAGACCGAAAGAATTTCTCGAGTCCGCCATTCATTCCGCCCACCGCGCCATCGTCGCCTTTGCCGATCAGCACGACATGCTGGAGTGCCCGCGCACCACGGTCGTCGCCTGCATCGTGCAAAATGGCAAGGCCTGCTGGGCCCACTCCGGCGATTCGCGCCTGTATCTGATTCGCGATGGCAAGCTCGAGCTAAGCACGACCGATCATTCCCGGGTGCAACAATTGATCGAGTCCGGCGTCATCACACTCGCGCAGGCGGCCGTGCATCCGGATCGCAACAAGATCTACAACTGCGTGGGCGGTGTATTGCCGCCACTTGTGACCCACTCCGCGGAATGTACGCTCAAGGTCGGCGACACCATTCTTCTTTCCACCGACGGCTTCTGGGCGCAGCTCAGCGCCGACTTCATCGCCGCCAAGCTGGCACGGGAAAGCCTGCTGGACCTCGTACCAAAATTGATGGAAGAAGCTGAACGCAAAGCCGGCGCCGAGTCCGACAACATTTCGGTTATCGGTCTCACCTGGGAACATCAGGAAGACGAGGAGCCTCCCGCCACCGTCACGGTCACCGAGCCGATGCAGGGTTTCACCACCTCGGCCTTGAATACCACGCAGCACCTTTCGTCAGTAAAGGACGAAATCTCCGACGCCGACATACAGAAGGCGATCGACGAGATCCAGAACGCGATCAAGAAGGTTTCGAAGTAA
- the rph gene encoding ribonuclease PH encodes MPRTNNRAANQLRTLAITRHFTKHAEGSVLIAMGDTKVLCTASIEERVPPHKKGSGEGWVTAEYGMLPRSTHTRSDREAARGKQSGRTQEIQRLIGRSLRCVIDLKKLGERQITIDCDVLQADGGTRCASITGAYVALHDAVSVLLAKGLIKESPIIDSIAAVSVGIGADGAILDLDYIEDSSCETDMNVVMTGAGKFVEIQGTAEGVPFSREDMDLLVALAGKGVGELIGEQRRALGLG; translated from the coding sequence ATGCCCCGCACCAATAATCGCGCCGCCAATCAACTCCGCACCCTCGCTATCACCCGCCACTTCACGAAGCATGCCGAAGGCTCGGTGCTGATCGCGATGGGCGATACCAAGGTGCTATGTACCGCCAGCATCGAAGAGCGCGTGCCCCCGCATAAAAAAGGTAGCGGCGAAGGTTGGGTGACGGCTGAATACGGCATGCTGCCGCGCTCCACGCATACCCGCTCGGATCGTGAAGCCGCACGCGGCAAACAAAGCGGCCGCACCCAGGAAATCCAGCGCCTCATCGGCCGCTCGTTGCGTTGCGTGATCGACCTGAAAAAGCTCGGTGAGCGCCAGATCACCATCGACTGCGACGTGCTGCAAGCTGATGGCGGGACGCGCTGCGCGTCGATCACTGGTGCTTATGTCGCGTTGCATGACGCGGTGAGTGTGCTGCTGGCGAAGGGCTTGATCAAGGAGAGCCCAATCATCGACTCGATCGCGGCCGTATCAGTCGGGATTGGCGCGGACGGGGCGATCCTGGATCTCGACTATATCGAGGACTCTTCCTGCGAGACCGACATGAATGTGGTGATGACGGGAGCGGGGAAATTTGTGGAGATTCAGGGAACGGCGGAAGGGGTGCCATTTTCTCGGGAGGACATGGATTTGCTGGTGGCGTTGGCGGGAAAGGGGGTTGGGGAGTTGATTGGGGAGCAGAGGAGGGCGTTGGGTTTAGGTTAA
- a CDS encoding FAD-dependent oxidoreductase: MKKLVLLGGGHAHVHVLKALGDAHFTDVELTLISPYARQVYSGMLPGWVAGHYTIDQCVIPLAPLCRAAQANFLNTAGTHIDLQRRVVHCINGAEVPFDVLSIDTGPMANTAVIPGAGKYAVPVRPIESFIDAFALIEHDVMARHYEGKPTAITFVGAGAAGIELALSMQQAFRAFNVTFTLISAANTLPGSVGVRLSRMLVSRGFCVLNGKIADHIESERVHLQTGESIEANHIIVSTGASAAEWPRASGLRTDEAGFILVDEHLQSLSHPGVFAAGDCATMLNHARPKSGVYAVRAGPPLAENLRRCLMGERLKKYVPQERSLYLISTGDRYAIGSWGSFAWEGKWVWRWKDRIDRGFMGKYSLSNS, from the coding sequence ATGAAAAAACTCGTATTGCTCGGCGGCGGCCACGCCCACGTGCATGTTCTGAAAGCGCTCGGTGACGCGCACTTTACGGACGTCGAACTGACGCTGATTTCACCGTACGCACGCCAAGTGTATTCAGGCATGCTGCCCGGGTGGGTGGCAGGACACTATACGATCGACCAGTGCGTGATTCCCCTGGCGCCGCTGTGCCGCGCCGCGCAAGCGAATTTTCTCAACACCGCAGGCACGCATATCGACTTGCAGCGGCGCGTGGTGCATTGCATCAATGGTGCGGAAGTTCCCTTCGATGTGTTGTCGATCGATACCGGGCCGATGGCCAACACGGCGGTCATTCCCGGCGCAGGCAAGTACGCAGTACCGGTACGACCGATCGAATCGTTCATCGACGCTTTTGCCTTGATCGAGCACGACGTGATGGCACGCCATTACGAAGGAAAACCAACTGCAATCACTTTTGTCGGCGCCGGTGCGGCGGGTATCGAACTGGCATTGTCGATGCAGCAGGCGTTTCGCGCATTCAATGTGACTTTCACGCTCATCTCCGCGGCCAATACCCTGCCCGGCAGTGTCGGCGTGCGCCTTTCGCGCATGCTTGTCAGCCGCGGCTTTTGCGTGCTCAACGGCAAGATCGCTGACCACATCGAGTCGGAACGTGTGCACTTGCAAACGGGAGAAAGCATCGAGGCCAATCACATCATTGTCTCCACAGGCGCCTCGGCAGCCGAGTGGCCGCGTGCCTCCGGCCTCCGGACCGATGAGGCCGGATTCATTCTCGTCGATGAGCACCTGCAGTCCCTTTCCCATCCCGGCGTCTTCGCCGCCGGCGATTGCGCGACGATGCTGAATCACGCCCGGCCGAAGTCGGGTGTTTATGCGGTGCGGGCGGGGCCACCGCTCGCGGAAAATTTGCGGCGGTGTTTGATGGGTGAGAGGCTGAAGAAATATGTGCCGCAGGAACGCTCACTCTATCTGATCAGTACCGGGGATCGATATGCGATTGGATCGTGGGGGAGTTTCGCGTGGGAAGGGAAGTGGGTATGGCGGTGGAAGGATCGGATTGATCGTGGGTTTATGGGGAAGTATTCGTTGTCGAATTCCTGA
- a CDS encoding DUF3047 domain-containing protein, producing MKIRLHLLWLCLLPMFALGADAPPLFSSLKPGQALPKELRIITLPKIAHNKFSLVADEGKTVLRVDSDNSAGSVGIPLTLSGVPGGASSNDTTLQWRWKIDRMLEKADMDHKLGDDFAARVYVFFDVPLESLPFMDRSKIRIARMVAGADVPTAALCYVWDNQHRIGHTAWSPYTNRVRKIVLQSGPARVGQWMAESRDVAADFREAFGFEPPAVTGVAIGNDSDNTDDHVTTWFGDVSFVGKTR from the coding sequence ATGAAGATCCGCTTGCACCTGTTGTGGCTGTGCCTGCTTCCGATGTTCGCGTTGGGCGCCGATGCGCCGCCGCTATTTTCGTCACTGAAGCCGGGACAGGCGCTGCCGAAGGAATTGCGCATCATTACCTTGCCGAAAATTGCCCACAACAAATTTTCGCTGGTGGCGGACGAGGGCAAGACCGTGCTGCGCGTCGATTCCGACAACAGTGCCGGCAGCGTGGGTATTCCCCTTACCTTGTCAGGGGTGCCGGGTGGGGCTTCAAGCAATGACACGACGTTGCAATGGCGCTGGAAGATCGACCGCATGCTCGAGAAAGCGGACATGGACCACAAGCTGGGGGATGACTTCGCGGCGCGGGTATACGTATTTTTCGATGTGCCATTGGAATCGCTGCCATTCATGGATCGGAGCAAAATCAGGATCGCACGCATGGTGGCTGGCGCAGATGTGCCCACCGCGGCCTTGTGTTACGTGTGGGACAACCAGCACCGGATCGGCCACACGGCATGGAGCCCGTATACCAATCGCGTGCGCAAAATCGTCCTGCAAAGCGGACCGGCGCGCGTAGGCCAATGGATGGCCGAATCGCGCGATGTGGCGGCTGATTTTCGTGAAGCCTTTGGGTTCGAGCCCCCAGCGGTGACGGGGGTGGCGATTGGCAACGACTCCGATAACACCGACGACCATGTCACGACCTGGTTCGGTGACGTCAGCTTTGTCGGCAAGACGCGATGA